From Ochotona princeps isolate mOchPri1 chromosome X, mOchPri1.hap1, whole genome shotgun sequence, one genomic window encodes:
- the EFNB1 gene encoding ephrin-B1 has translation MARPGQRWLGKWLVAMVVLALCRLATPLAKNLEPVSWSSLNPKFLSGKGLVIYPKIGDKLDIICPRAEAGRPYEYYKLYLVRPEQAAACSTVLDPNVLVTCNRPEQEIRFTIKFQEFSPNYMGLEFKKHHDYYITSTSNGSLEGLENREGGVCRTRTMKIVMKVGQDPNAVTPEQLTTSRPSKESDNTVKTATQVPGRGPLGDSDAKHETVNQEEKSGPGAGGSGGSNDPDSFFNSKVALFAAVGAGCVIFLLIIIFLTVLLLKLRKRHRKHTQQRAAALSLSTLASPKGGSGTAGTEPSDIIIPLRTTENNYCPHYEKVSGDYGHPVYIVQEMPPQSPANIYYKV, from the exons ATGGCCCGGCCTGGGCAGCGTTGGCTCGGCAAGTGGCTTGTGGCGATGGTCGTGCTGGCGCTGTGCCGGCTCGCCACGCCGCTGGCCAAGAACCTGGAGCCCGTGTCTTGGAGCTCTCTCAACCCCAA GTTCCTGAGTGGGAAGGGCCTGGTGATCTACCCGAAGATTGGTGATAAGCTGGACATCATCTGCCCTCGAGCGGAAGCAGGGCGGCCCTACGAGTACTATAAGCTCTACCTGGTACGGCCCGAGCAGGCGGCGGCCTGCAGCACTGTGCTAGACCCCAATGTCCTGGTCACTTGCAACAGGCCAGAGCAGGAAATCCGCTTTACCATCAAGTTCCAGGAGTTCAGCCCCAATTACATGGGCCTGGAGTTCAAGAAGCACCATGATTACTACATTACCT CAACATCCAACGGGAGCCTGGAGGGGTTAGAGAACCGGGAGGGAGGTGTGTGCCGTACCCGCACCATGAAGATCGTCATGAAAGTTGGGCAAG ATCCCAACGCTGTGACGCCTGAGCAGTTGACCACTAGCCGACCGAGCAAGGAGTCAGACAACACCGTGAAGACAGCTACACAGGTCCCTGGTCGGGGCCCGCTGGGCGACTCGGACGCCAAGCACG AGACTGTGAACCAGGAAGAGAAGAGTGGTCCAGGTGCTGGAGGCAGTGGTGGAAGTAACGACCCCGACAGCTTCTTCAACTCCAAGGTGGCTCTGTTTGCGGCTGTTGGAGCGGGCTGCGTCATCTTCCTGCTCATCATCATCTTCCTCACGGTTCTGCTACTGAAGTTGAGGAAACGGCACCGCAAGCACACACAGCAGCGGGCAGCCGCGCTCTCGCTCAGCACCCTGGCCAGCCCCAAGGGGGGCAGCGGCACGGCAGGCACTGAGCCCAGCGACATCATCATCCCCTTACGGACTACAGAGAACAACTACTGTCCCCACTACGAGAAGGTGAGTGGGGACTACGGGCACCCCGTCTACATCGTCCAGGAGATGCCTCCACAGAGCCCGGCAAACATCTACTACAAGGTCTGA